One genomic segment of Bombina bombina isolate aBomBom1 chromosome 4, aBomBom1.pri, whole genome shotgun sequence includes these proteins:
- the SLC35D3 gene encoding solute carrier family 35 member D3 produces MQLCRGRMLGIIVAVAHGVFSGSLNILLKFLITRYQFTFLTLVQCMTSTTAALTLEILRRCGKISVPPYELSLARTFAGVIILSTLQSSLTLWSLRGLSLPMYVVFKRCLPLVTLLIGVLVLRNGIPSAGVLVAVVITTCGAAMAGAGDLSGEPIGYITGVLAVLVHAAYLVIIQKTSTDHDHGPLTAQYVIAITATPVLIICSFASMDMINAWSYPGWKDPAMVCTFIACTLIGCAMNFTTLHCTYINSAVTTSFVGVVKSIATITVGMCAFSDVEPTSLFIAGVVVNTFGSIVYCVAKYIETRRQINYEDLEKESIKDDKVEQDEDHQPFAMEEILQDKNVEGQAQEQSTDNHLQENSEDNTGSSLKKVLQSSGPPNSCPNGESKSLLKDGYLGVWRMVRGVRFLKKDYLIENEELPSP; encoded by the exons ATGCAACTCTGCAGAGGACGTATGCTGGGGATCATAGTGGCAGTAGCCCATGGAGTGTTCTCTGGTTCCCTGAATATATTGTTGAAGTTTCTGATCACCAGATACCAGTTCACCTTCCTGACCCTAGTACAATGTATGACCAGCACCACTGCTGCATTAACTCTGGAGATTCTCAGGCGCTGTGGGAAGATCTCTGTGCCCCCCTATGAACTTAGCCTGGCTCGCACCTTTGCTGGGGTAATCATTCTGTCCACCTTGCAGTCTAGTCTGacgctgtggtccttaaggggacTCAGTCTTCCCATGTATGTTGTTTTCAAACGATGTCTGCCTTTGGTCACTCTGCTCATTGGAGTGTTGGTCCTCAGGAATGGAATCCCCTCTGCAGGGGTACTGGTGGCTGTGGTCATAACCACCTGTGGGGCTGCTATGGCAG GGGCTGGTGACCTCAGTGGGGAGCCTATTGGATACATAACAGGAGTGTTGGCTGTACTTGTTCATGCGGCTTACTTAGTAATTATTCAGAAGACGAGTACGGATCATGACCATGGACCTCTTACGGCTCAGTATGTCATTGCCATCACAGCTACTCCTGTCCTCATTATTTGCTCTTTTGCCAGCATGGACATGATCAATGCATGGTCTTACCCAGGTTGGAAGGACCCAGCCATGGTATGCACTTTTATTGCATGCACCTTAATTGGTTGTGCAATGAACTTTACCACTCTGCATTGTACTTATATAAACTCAGCAGTCACCACCAGTTTTGTTGGAGTAGTGAAGAGTATTGCCACTATCACAGTAGGCATGTGTGCTTTCAGTGATGTAGAACCCACATCCCTTTTCATTGCCGGAGTCGTTGTTAATACATTTGGTTCTATTGTTTATTGTGTGGCTAAATATATTGAGACCAGAAGACAAATAAACTATGAGGACTTGGAAAAGGAGTCTATAAAAGATGACAAGGTAGAACAAGATGAAGACCATCAACCATTTGCAATGGAAGAGATTTTACAAGATAAAAATGTTGAAGGACAAGCACAAGAACAGTCAACAGACAATCATTTGCAGGAAAACAGTGAGGACAACACAGGAAGCTCTCTAAAGAAAGTCTTGCAATCAAGTGGTCCACCAAACTCTTGTCCTAATGGTGAGAGCAAGAGTTTATTAAAGGATGGATACCTTGGAGTATGGAGGATGGTTAGAGGTGTTAGATTTTTAAAGAAAGATTATCTTATAGAAAATGAAGAATTACCAAGTCCTTAA